The Halorussus gelatinilyticus genome contains the following window.
ATCGAGATTCCCGACCCCGGCGCGAGTCCCATGATTCTGGACGCGCTCCGCGAGAGCGACGGCGGTGCGGTGGCGACCAGCGACGAGGATATCCTCGACAGCGCGGTCGCGGTCGCCCAGAAGGAAGGCCTGGAGATGGGCGCGACCTGCGCGGCGGCCGCCAGCGGGGCGTGGGAACTCGCGCGCCGCGGCGAGTTCGACGACGACGACACCGTCGTCCTGCTCAACACCGGCGCGGGCAACAAGGACGACGACGTGTTACGAAGTCACCTGATGAGCAAGGGCGTCTGAGCGGCGGCGGACCGCTCAGTTGCCCGAGTCGTACTGCACGTCCGAGAAGAACGGGTACTTCGGCGTCGAGACGCGGTCGGTTATCTGGTGGGTCTCGGTGTCTATCACGACCAACTGGTCGCGGCCGGTGATGGTGACGTAGGCCTCCTCGCGGTACGGCGAGACGAAACAGCCGTGGGGACCGAGTCCCGGCGGGACGAAGTCTCGCTCGGGAAGTGGCGGCTGTATCTCGTCTTGGTCTTCGACCGTGATGATGTCCTCGGCGCGGTAGTTCCCCTCGGTGGGGTCGTCGGGCGCGCGGTAGACCGTCACCGCGTCGGACTGAATCCCCGCGACGAATATCTTCTCGCCGTCCTGTGTCGCGTGGATGTCGGCGTTCTGGTCGGTCAGCGGCCGCTTGCCGAGGAGTTGGCGCTCGCTCACGTCGATGATGCCCATGTCGTTCGACAGCGCGTTGGCGGTGTAGACGACGCCGCGCTCGTGGTCCACGTGGAGGTTGTGCGGGGCCTTCGAGACCGGGACCCTATCGACCATCTCCAGTCGGTCGAGGTCGATGAAACCGAGGCTGTTCCCTGCCTGATTGGTGACGTAGGCGAAGCCGTTCGCCACGTCGAAGACGATGTTGTGCGGGCCGTTCCCCACGTCGATGGTCTCGCGAACCTCCAAGCTCTCGTTGTCGATGACCGCGACCTGATTCGCGCCCGCCACTTCCACGAACGCGTCGTTCGTCTCCGGGTGGACATTGACACCTCGGGGCGCGGCGTCGAGCGGGATTCGCTTCACCTCCTCCTGCCGTTCGACGTTCACCACCGAAACGTCCGCCGACGCGGTGTTGGGCGCGTAGGCCAACTCGCCGTCGGTCGAGACCGCGCAGTACAGCGGTTTCTTCCCGACCGGTATCTCGGCGAACACCTCCTTGGTCTCTTGGTTCAACAGCGCGACGGAGTTCGCCAGCCGACAGGTGACGACCAGCGGCCGGTCGGTGGCCTGCCCGGTGGCGGTCGTAGTCTCCTCACCTTCGGTCGTCGTCCCGTCTCCCCCAGTCGTCGTCTCGCCGTCCTGCGCGGACGCGACCCCGCCGACGAGGCCCGTCGCCGCGACCCCGCCCGCGGTTCGGAGTACGTCACGGCGATGCGTACGGTCTTCTGAGTTCACACTACTTGCAGGGACGAGACTTCAATAAACGCCGTGGCCGTTGCTTTAGATAAGAGCGATTAGATGTTCGCCTCGGCGAGGAAAGCGGGGTTACGGCGGTCACGCGCGGCAAGTGGCGCTCGTCGCCGTCCGCCCTCGCGGCTACTGCTCGACGCTCACCGGGTCTTCGGCGATTATCCACGCGTCCGGTGACTCTTTCGACCGCAGTTCGAGGCTCCCCTCGTGGAAGTGAGCGGTGATCCGCTCGCTCGTCTCGGACTCGGACATCGTGTCTCCCGCTACGCCGGACCCCGACATTACTATTCGGCGTCTACGCGGGAGTACAGGCCGTCTAAGCCGAGATACCGCCGGGCTACGCGTCGATACACGCGGACTACGCACCGATACGGCCGGGCTACTCCGGGTCGGTGCGACCGCCTTCCGCGAATCCCGGCGTCGTCGCCAGCCAGACTGGACGAGTCGCTGGAGTCCGTCCTGTCGCCGGAACCGGCCATATCCCGGAGTCGGTCGCGTCGCCGGAGTCGGTCGCTAGGCGTTCGCGAGTTCGGAAGTCGAGAGTTCGGAAACCGGCGACGGAGACGCCGAGAGACGGGGCCGAAAATCAGTAGAAGTATACTTCGAACTCGTCGCCGCAACTGCTACAGTCCACCGTCGTCCCCGTGAGTCGGTCGGCGTCCCTGAACTGCGGGTCCGACTCGCCGCCGTCCGTGACCAGTTCGACGGACCGGTCCTCGCAGTTCGGGCATCCGATACTCGTTGCTGCTTGCGACATGTCCGCAACGACGTGAGCCGACGGGTTAGTTATAAACCGTCTAAACGACCCGTGGAACCGGCGTTTGTCGCGGACTACTTCCGACTAGCCTCAGTGTACGCTCGGTCCGACCCCGGTTGTCGGCACCTATCGACCGTCACGGGGACCGTACTCGGCGTCGAAATTCGCGCGGGACGGGGGAACCGACCTGAGACAAATATAAGTTTTAGACGGGTCTAATCGGACCTACGTGATGCTGAGCGACGTAATGGAAGACTACCTCAAAGCGATCTACGCCCTCCAGCAGGACGAGGAGGGTCCCGTCGCCACGTCCGCCATCGCCGAATATCTGGACGTGACGCCCCCGACCGTGACCAGCATGGTCGAGAAACTCGAAGACAGAGGGCTGGTCGAGCGCGAGAAGTACAAGGGGGTCGAACTCTCCGCGGAGGGGGAGACCGTCGCGCTCGAAGTTTTGCGCCACCACCGCCTGCTCGAATCCTATCTGACCGAACACCTGGACTACTCGTGGAGCGAGGTCCACGAGGAGGCCGACACCCTCGAACACCACATCAGCGAGGAGTTCGAGGAGCGCGTCGCCGAGGTACTCGGCGACCCTCAGGTGGACCCCCACGGCGACCCCATCCCGAGCGCCGACCTCACGCCGCCCGAGGAGGACGACACCGCGGCGCTCTCGGAGTACGCGCCCGGCGACAGGCTCGTCGTCGCGCGCGTCAGTGACCGCGACGAGGAGGAACTGCGCTACCTCGCGGACGCCGGCATCGCGCCCGGCACGGAACTCGAAGTCGTGGACGTGGCCCCGTTCGGGATGGTGACGGTTCGCATCGCCGACGCGCCCGAGGACTGTCCGGACGCGTCCGAGGACCGCTCCGACGAGAGCGCGCGCGAGCAGAGCCTCCCGGAGTCGGTCGCGGCGTCCATCCGCGTGCATCGCATCGACGCCGAGGGTCCGACGCCCGAGTCCGGAGTCGGCGGCGTATAGCTTCTCGAGACGTCACGCTGGCCGCCCTACTTCTTTAGCTAACCCCAAAAAGATAAGTACGTCTTCTGCCGTACGTACTTTTGATGCGTCTAAAAAATGGATTTGCCCTCCGGAATTCGGCCGGCCGTAGACGCTCACGACGTCGGTGGTCGGCGTGATGGGCGCGAACGAAGCGTTCGACATCCTCGTCGGGTCGTGGCGCGAGGGGTTCGTGCAGGTCAGCGGGTTCGTCGCCGTCACGGTCCTCCTGTTCAGTCTCCTCCAGTACCGCTACGACGGCCGCCTCGTCGAACTGCTCGAAGACCACGAGCGACTCCAACCCCTCGCGGGCGGACTGCTCGGACTCACGCCGGGGTGCGGCGGCGCTATCGTCGCGATGCCGCTGTACATCCGCGGCTCCATCAGCTTCGGCACCGTCGTCGCCACGCTCGCGGCGACCGCGGGCGACTCCGCGTTCGTCATCCTCGCGCTCGCTCCCGAGGCCGCGCTCTACGCCTACGCGCTCGCGTTCGTCTCCGGCGTCACCTTCGGGTACATGGTCGATGCGTGGGGCATGGGCGTCGGACGGGTAGACGACGCCGTGGAACGCTTCGGCCGCCCGATGACCGACGGCGGGTTCGCCACCGCGAGCGTCGCGGACGGCGGCCCGAGCATCCCCGACTACGACGGGCCGGGTGGTCACGGCCACGACTGCGACAACGGGCACGGTCACGACCACGACTGCGAACCCGGCCACGCCCACGGCGGCGCGCCGCTGTTTCTCCCCGACGAATCCCGGCTGTTAGCGCGGGTCACCCACGCGGTCCACGTCCTCTGGTGGGTCGTCGCGGCGGGCGCGCTCGTCGCCGGCGTCGCGTATCTGGCGAAGGGTGCAGCGGAACCCGCGTGGCAGGTCGCGCTCACGTACGACGGCCTGTTCACGGTCGCCGGTCTCCTCGGCACCACGCTGTCGTTCTACCTCTACTTCGTCGGTCGCCACTACATCGGCGAGGGCGACACCGGCCGCGTCCGCGAGTCGTTCGCCAGCGCGTACGAGACGTTCCAGCACGCCGCCATGGAGACCGCCATGGTCACCGTCTGGGTCATCGCGGGCTACCTCGTCTTCTCGTACGGCATGGCCGTCTTCGGGCTGGACATCCGCGCGCTCTCGGACACCGCGGGCGTTCTCGCACCGATCGCGGCGGCCGCGCTCGGACTCGTCCCCGGCTGTGCGCCCCAAATCGTGTTCGCACAACTGTACGCCATCGAAGGGGCCATTCCGTTCTCCGCGCTCGCGGCCAACGCGGTCAGTCAGGACGGCGACGCGCTGTTCCCGCTGATGGCCATCGACGCGAAGGCCGCCATCATCGCCACCATCTACACGACGATTCCGGCCGTCTTCGTCGGCGTCGGTCTCCACTACTTCTGGCCGTACGCCAGTTTCGGGTTCGGCGTCCTCGGGTAGTTCGGCTCTCCGAATCGCTGCGCTCGACCGCCGCTTCGCTCGGGAGAGACAGATTTTTCTCGTCCGGGCTATCACTCCCGATGGATGTTCGACGTCGTCGTCTCGGCGCTCGCGGGCGTCGCCCTGGGCCTCTCGCTGGCGGCCCCGCCGGGGCCGATGAACGCCATCATCGCCGAGGAGAGCGTCCTCCGCGGGTGGGGGTCGGGCTTCCGCGCTGGCCTCGGCGCGATGTCGGCCGACGCCTGCTTCTTCGTGCTGGCGCTGCTTGGCGTCGTCACCGTGGTCCGCGACGTGCCGGTCGTCCAGCGGGCCCTCTTCGGCTTCGGCGGACTCCTGATGCTGTACTTCGCCTACGGCACGGCGACCGACGCCAACGAAGCGTTCGGCGGCGACGCGGGGAACGGAGCGGACGATTCGACCGCGAGCGGCGAGGGGATCGAGACCGCGACCGACGGACCGCCCGAAGGCGAGGACAGCAAGGGGTTCCGGAAGGCGTTCGTGCTGGCGCTGACCAACCCCTACCAGATTCTCTGGTGGCTGACCGCGGGCGTCGGCCTGCTCGACCCCGGCACGTTCGCGCTGGACTGGCTCGGCGGCCTGACCGTCTCGACGGGCAGTCCGGTCATCGTCGTCGGCTTCTTCGCCGGTATCGCGCTCTGGATTTCGGGGTTCCCGGCCGCGCTGGTCACGGTCGGGCGGCGCGTGGACGCCTTCGCGCCCGTCGTCGCCTATCTGAGCGCCGTCGTGCTGGCGCTGGCCGGCCTCTCGTTCCTCTCGAAGGCGACCGGCTTTCTGGCGTAAGGGAGAGCGCCGAGGGTTCGAGTTTCGCGCATCTTCATTGACTACGGGGTGCGCTCCGTTTCACCGGCTACGGGACGCGCCGCGTCCGCGCTCGCGCAGTTCTGTGCGAGCGCAGACGCAGGCGGGGAGGGACGGGGCGCGGTCGCGGTGCTGTTGCAGTGCTGTGCGGGAGACTCCTCGGCGTCGGTAACAGTGCGGTTCGCGGATGCAGTGTCGTGCGGTCGCGGTCCGATTGGTGACGGGAGTCGCTCGCTTCGATCAATGTCCAGTTTGCCTGCGAAGTCACCGAACACGTCAGCACTCGCTCCCCGACCCGAAAAACAGCCGACTCCGCGGCCGTCCGCTCGCTATGGCCGTCGTTGCGTCCGGCGGTCCGAGGACTCCTCGTGGTCCATCTCGGGAACCTCGCCCTCCAGCCACTCGCGGAACCACTTGACGCGCTTCAGGCGCTTGTGGGCGATGCCCTCCGCGGTGTCGGTCTGGACGCGACCGGCGGCGTCCTTGCCGCGTTCCATCACTCTATCGACCATCTCGGCGGCGTCCATGTGCGTGCGGGCCTCGTAGCCCATCCGGAGGAGCATCAGCGCGGTGCCGTTCGCGCCCACCTTGTCGAGCAGGTCGGCCTCGATGAGACACTGGGTCTCCTTCGGCAGGTCGGTCAGGTCGCCCTGATAGGAGTGGTTCTCGACCGCTTTGCAGACCTCCTCGATGAACGATTCCGGGAAGTCGCCGTGGGTTTCGAGGTACTTCCGGGCGATGCGCGCGCCCTCCTCGGCGTGGACCTCTTGGTCGGCGTCGAGTTTGGCGATGTCGTGGAACAGCGCCGCGACGCGGGCCACGTCCACGTTCGCGCCCTCCTTCTCGGCGATGGTGCCCGCGAGGTCCACCACGTTGAGGATGTGGTTGAACCGGTACTCCGCGGAGTGCCACGGGTACCACCGCATCCGACCGCCGCCGTCCTCGTTCTCGACGCTGGCGGCGAGATACTCGTAGACGAAGTCCTCCATCTCCTCGAACTCGGCGTCGGTGACGGGTGACTCCTTAATTTCGACTCCCACAGAACCACCTCGATTTGCAGACGTTCGTGCTCATTCTTACTCGTATAAACGAATGATTGACTCTTTAGACTTACGACGACGATACTGAGAACGGTTCGGCGGTTTCTCCGCGTTCGTCCGGAACGCGCGTCGCTCGAATCGGGGGCCTGAACGCCGACTGTCGGCAGGTTCCTGACACCTCGGGGTCGGCGCGCGTCCGCGACGCACGTCGGTGGCCTCCCCCCTCACCCACCCGCCTACCCACCGACGCGCGCACGGCGACTCGGTGGTCGGCCGCGCGCTACGCCGACAGCACGAACTCGATGCGCTCGGTCGCCTCGCCCTTCGACTCCCGATTCGTTATCTCGACGCGGCCGACCTCGCCGAGGCTATCGACGTGCGTACCGCCGCAGGGGCAGTAGTCGAACTCCTCGATTTCCACGACGCGGAGCGGGTCCACTTGGTCGGGGATGAGATTCAGGAGCGCGCGCCCTTCCTCGGTCTGCTCTTCGACCTCCTCGCGCGGGCGCTCGGCTTTCGTGACTTCGAGGTCGCGCTCGATGGCCTCGTTCGACAGGCGCTCGATGCGCGCGACGTTTTCCTCCGAGAAGTCCGCCGGTTCGAAGTCGATGCGCGAGCGGTCGGCGTGGACCTGGTTGCCCGCGGTCTCCGCGCCGTACTCGTCCAAGACGACGCGCGAGACGACGTGCTGGGCGGTGTGCATCCGTCGGTGGGCCTCGCGGCGCTCGGCGTCGATGCGCCCCGAGACGGTCTCGCCGACTGCGGGGCGCTCGCCCTCGAACGCCTCGACGTAGTGGCGTACGTCGCCGTGGTTCTTCCGGACCGACGTCACCCTCGCCGACCCGCCGTCCCACGAGAGGTCGCCGCGGTCGGCGGGTTGGCCGCCGCCCTCGGGGTAGAAGTACGTCCCGTCGAGGACGAGGTAGTCGTCGCCCACCTCGCTGACGGTCGCCTCGAACTCGGTCACGTCGTCGGCGTCGGGAAGATAGCGTTGCTCGGTCACACCCGGCCCAAGGCGGTCCAGCGGCTTAACCGATTGGCTGGCGGAACGTCGGGACACCGTCTGGACACCGCTCGTCGCCCGCGCCAGCGCTCGGGCGGGGTCAGTTCAGCCATCCGGCGACCCGTCGCCGGAGTCGCGCGAACAGCGGCGTCCGCTGCGGGTCGTCGTCGTCGCGACTCGGCCGCCGGGTCGCGCTCTCGGCCGCCGACTCGCGGCGGGCGTGCGCGGGCCGGGCCTGTTCGCGTGTCCGGAACAGGTCGCGGGTGGCGAGCGCGAACAGCGACGCGCCGAGGAACGTCCAATCGACGACTCGCGGTCGCCGAGCGCGCCGGACGGCGACGTAGCTAACGCCGACGAGGAGTACCGAAGCGAGTACCAGCCACGTCAGTTGCATCGGTCTCGGGCGTCGGGACCGCGGGACTGTCGGTCGGTGTGAACGGGGGCCATCGTCGGCACCGACGGGTCGGAGCGGTTTTGTTATACGTCGTCTGACGACCGTCACGGAGTCTTCCACGTTGCCGCCGAAGCGAGGTGCGAGCGGTAACGACTCTTTGTAGCCGAGTAGGCACGGTCATCCGACCGTCGCGGCGAGCGTGATTACCCCGGCGAGCAGACAGACGAGACCGACCCGGCGCTTGTGGTCGGCGAACTCCTCGCTCGGTTCCGGCGGGACGTTCAGGAGGTCCGACTGGACGCGGAGGACGGTCAGCGGGAACAGGTAATCCGCGAAGCCCCACGCGACCAAGACGAGGCCGAGACCGAGTTTCACGGGGTGCATGGAGTGACACTAGTCAACGTGGGACACGAAATAAGTTATTGCGGCGTTAGGGACATCGCTGTCGGCGGTGGCGGTGTCTCGATAGGCTTCTAGCTCGGGTCACGTTGGCCGAACGTCCGCGAGTCGTCTCGGCTACCGACCGGACGGAGAACACGAACGAACGGTGGAGTAGTCCCGGGCGGATTCGAACCGCCGTCATAGGCTGGCTTCCGTAACGGCTCGTGACCCGCTACGTCCAAAGGCCCATATGATTGGCCACTACACCACGGGACTGCATCCGTTCCTAAAGCGACGAATTACTTGAACGTATCGCAATCGAAAAGCCCCGGCAAGCCCCCGCAAACTCAGTCGGCTTCGCCCTCGCCGACCAACTCGGCGCACATGTCGGCCTCGGCGTCGAAGCAGTCCGGGCATTGCGGTTCGCGGTCGATGATTGTGTCGAGTCGCTCCGCGACGGTCTCGTCGATGACGCTCTCGAGGGCCTTCGCCTCGCTCGGAAACTCCTCGACTTCGAGGACGTTGTGGAGGAACCGCTCGATGATGCAGTAGGTCTGGAGCGCCTCGCGGGCCTGCTCGATGCCCTCGTCGGTCAGCGAGACGCCCTTGTACTTCTCGTGGTCGGCCAGTCCGCGGTCCTGAAGCTTGCCGATCATCTCGTTGACGCTCGCGGGACTCACGTCGAGACGGTCGGCGAGCGCGCCGGTCGATGCGGGACCGTTCTCCATCCGCTGCACGAGATAGATCGCCTTCAGATACTGGTCTGCGGTGTTCATGCTCGTCTCTCCATGAATTTCGTCACTTCCTCGACGCCGTCGGCCTCTTCCTCGCGAATCGCTTTCAGGGTCGCCAGCAGTTCCTCGCGGTCGAGCGCGTAGTCGGTGTCGCTGGCCTCGATGGCCTCGATGAGGTCGTCGTAGAACTTGTAGGCGGTCTCCTCGCCGTGGAGTTGGTCGTAGAGAATCCCGTCGAAGCCCTCGGGTCCGGTCTGGGCGTAGCGGGCCTCGACCAGTCGTTGTATCTCTTCGAGGGGCACCGCCTCGGCGTCCAACTGGTCGATGAGGGCCTCCAGTCGGCGACGGTGGTCCGCGGACTCCTCGCGGGCCTCGTCGAGCAGTTCCTCCACGTCCGCGTCGCGCTCGTCCGCCGAGAGCGTCTCGTAGTGGCGGGCCGCGCGGACCTCGACGACCTCCTCCAACACGATGCCGATCTGGAGCAGGCGCGCGAGTTGGTTGTCGGTCGAGACGCGGTCGTTGACCGTCATCCCGACCACCCGTGGTCGTCCGTCGATACCGCTGTCATGAGTAGACAGTGGGGAGTTGGGAGACTTAACAGGTTTGGTCCGACGCGTGCGGTACTGGCGGACCGGGCACGAGGCGAAGAGACGAGCGGAGCAGACGAGAGAACAGGAGAGAATAGAAGCGAATCAGAGAGAGGAGAACCGGAGAGAAGAGAACCGAAGACGACCGCTGGACGACTACTCGCGGAGTCGTTCCTGCACGCGCAGTTCGAGGTCCTCGCGCAGTTCCTCGACTTCGACCTCCTCGAAGACGGGGACGAAGAAGCCCTCGACCAGCATGTTGCGGGCCGACTCGTCGTCCAGACTGCGGGAGGTCATGTAGAACATGTCCTCCTCGTCTATCTGGCCGACAGTGGCGGAGTGGCTGGCCTCGGTGTCGTGGTTGTTGATGATGAGCTTCGGCGACGCGTCGGCCTCGCTCTCGTCGCTCAGCATCAGGGTGTTCTCGCGCTGGTAGGAGTTGGTGTCCCACGCGTCACGGCCGACGTCTTGGACGCCCTCGTAGACCGAGCGCGCGTCGTCGTCGAGCACGCCGCGGGTCACGAGGTCCGCGGTGGTGTGGGCGGTGTTGTGCCAGACGCGGGCCGCGATGTCGAAGTGCTGGTCGTCGTGGCCGAAGAACGCGCCGACGGTCTTGGTCTCCGAACCCTCGCCGTCGAGGTTCGTCTCGACCGAGGACTTCGTGAGCCGCGAGCCGATGTTGCCCTCGACCCAGTTGACCGTGGCGTAGTCGGCGGCCTCGCCGCGCTTGAGCGTGTAGTTGTACGTCTCTTCGTCCAAGTCTTGGAGCGAGCCGTACTGGATGTGGCTGTTCTCGCCCGCGGCGACCTCCACGATGCCGCTGTAGTAGCGGTCGCCCTCGATGTCTTCACCTGTATCCTGTCGTTCGAGGATGGTGACGGAGGAGGACTGCTCGGTGACGACCAGCGTGTAGTTGAACAGCGACTGGGAGTGCTGGGTCGTCCGGATGGTCACGTCCTCGGCGTCGACGTTCTCCGGGACGTAGACCAGCGTGCCCGTGCTGAACAGCGCCGTCGAGAGCGCGGTCAGGTAGTTCTCCTGCGGGTCGATGACGGACCCGAAGTGTTCTTTCAGGAGGTCCTCGCGCTCGTCGATGGCCGCAGCGAGCGGCAGGACCTCGGCCTCGTCGGGACCGACTTGGTCCTTCTCCTCGGCGGCGTTCAGCGGGTCCACGAAGCTCTCGTAGTCGAGCGCGTCGAGGTTGGTCCAGTCGCGGCCCGGCGTTCGAATCACGTCGGGCATCTCCAGTTCGCCGAGCGCGTCGAGCGCGTCGAGGCGCGTTTCGAGCAGCCAGTCGGGTTCGCCGAGTTCGTCGGAGATTTCCCGGACCGTCTCCTCCGAGATGGTCTCGTGTACCTGCGTCGCAGTCATCCGAGACTCCCCTCCATTTCGAGTTCGATGAGTCGATTGAGTTCGACCGCGTACTCGATGGGCAGTTCCTCCGTAATCGGCTCGATGAAGCCGGAGACGATCATCTGCTTGGCGTCGTCGTCGTCCAGTCCGCGCGACTGGAGGTAGAAGACGTCCTCGTCGCCGATTTTGCCGACGGTCGCCTCGTGAGCGACGTCCACTTTCGACTCGTCGATCTCCATGTACGGCATCGTGTCCGACGTGGACTCGTTGTCGAACATCAGCGCGTCGCACTCCACGCTGGTCGAGGAGTGTTCCGCGCCCTCGGAGATGTGGACGAGGCCGCGGTAGTTGGTGCGGCCGCCGTCCTTCGAGATGGACTTCGATTCGATGGTGGACTTGGTGCGGGGCGCGTTGTGGTAGACCTTCGCGCCGGTGTCGATGTTCTGGCCTTCGCCCGCGAACGCGATGGTGATGTTGTTCGCGGAGGCTCCGCGGCCCTTCAGGATGGTGCAGGGTAGAGCATGGTGGCTTTGGACCCCATGCTGCCGGAGACCCACTCCATGCGCCCGCCCTTCTCGACGATAGCGCGCTTGGTGTTGAGGTTGAAGGTGTTCTTCGACCAGTTCTGGACGGTCGAGTACTGGACGTGAGCGTCTTCGCCGACGAAGACCTCGACGCCGCCGGAGTGGAGGTTGTGGCTGCCGTACTTGGGCGCGCTGCACCCTTCGATGTAGTGAACCTCCGAACCTTCCTCGGCGATGATGAGAGTGTGCTCGAACTGGCCCATCCCTTCCGAGTTCATCCGGAAGTAGGCTTGGACGGGCATCTCGACCGTCACGTCCTCGGGGACGTAGACGAAGCTCCCGCCACTCCAGACCGCGCCGTGGAGGGCGGCGAACTTGTTGTCGCTCGGCGGGACGCAACTGGTCATGAAGTGTTCCTTCACGAGGTCCTCGTGTTCCTGGACGGCTTCGTCCATGTTGCAGAACACGACGCCCTTTTCCTCCCACTGCTCCTGCATGTTCTGGTAGACGACCTCCGACTCGTACTGTGCGCCGACGCCCGACAGCGCCTTGCGCTCGGCTTCCGGGATACCCAGCTTCTCGAAGGTGTCCTGAATATCTTCGGGCAGGTCGTCCCAGCTATCCGCGCCCTCGCGCTTGTCCACGTCGGGGCGGATGTACGGAACGATCTCTTCGACGTCGAGTTCCGTGAGGTCTGGCTGGCCGGGCCAGTCGGTCGGCATCGGCATGTTCTGCCAGTGTTCCAGCGCCCGGAGCCGTCGGTCGAGCATCCAGTCGGGTTCGTCCTTGTCCTCGCTGATGAGGCGGACGACCTCCTCGGTCAGTCCCTTGTCCGACCGGACCGCCGCGCTCTCCTCTTTCTTGAACGCGAAACGCTCCTCCGTGTTTGTCTCTTTCAGTTGGTCTTGTTCCGAACTCATGCTATCACCTTAAGCCGCCTCGTAGACTTCTTCTCGGACCCAGTCGTACCCCTTGTCTTCCAACTTCTCGGCGAGTTCCGCGCCGCCGCTCATGGCGATTTCGCCGTCGAGCATGACGTGGACGTGGTCGGGTTCCACGTAGTCGAGGATGCGCTGGTAGTGGGTAATCTGGAGAATCCCGGTTCCCTGCTCGTCGCGCAGGGCGTTGATACCGTTCGACACGTCCTGCAGGCGGTCGATGTCCAGCCCGGAGTCGATCTCGTCCAGCACCGCGATGGACGGTTCGAGGATGGCCGCCTGCAGCACCTCGTTTTGCTTCTTCTCGCCGCCGGAGAAGCCGGCGTTGAGGTACCGCTGGGCGAACGTCTCGTCCATGTCGAGCAG
Protein-coding sequences here:
- a CDS encoding YncE family protein, coding for MNSEDRTHRRDVLRTAGGVAATGLVGGVASAQDGETTTGGDGTTTEGEETTTATGQATDRPLVVTCRLANSVALLNQETKEVFAEIPVGKKPLYCAVSTDGELAYAPNTASADVSVVNVERQEEVKRIPLDAAPRGVNVHPETNDAFVEVAGANQVAVIDNESLEVRETIDVGNGPHNIVFDVANGFAYVTNQAGNSLGFIDLDRLEMVDRVPVSKAPHNLHVDHERGVVYTANALSNDMGIIDVSERQLLGKRPLTDQNADIHATQDGEKIFVAGIQSDAVTVYRAPDDPTEGNYRAEDIITVEDQDEIQPPLPERDFVPPGLGPHGCFVSPYREEAYVTITGRDQLVVIDTETHQITDRVSTPKYPFFSDVQYDSGN
- a CDS encoding putative manganese transporter codes for the protein MGANEAFDILVGSWREGFVQVSGFVAVTVLLFSLLQYRYDGRLVELLEDHERLQPLAGGLLGLTPGCGGAIVAMPLYIRGSISFGTVVATLAATAGDSAFVILALAPEAALYAYALAFVSGVTFGYMVDAWGMGVGRVDDAVERFGRPMTDGGFATASVADGGPSIPDYDGPGGHGHDCDNGHGHDHDCEPGHAHGGAPLFLPDESRLLARVTHAVHVLWWVVAAGALVAGVAYLAKGAAEPAWQVALTYDGLFTVAGLLGTTLSFYLYFVGRHYIGEGDTGRVRESFASAYETFQHAAMETAMVTVWVIAGYLVFSYGMAVFGLDIRALSDTAGVLAPIAAAALGLVPGCAPQIVFAQLYAIEGAIPFSALAANAVSQDGDALFPLMAIDAKAAIIATIYTTIPAVFVGVGLHYFWPYASFGFGVLG
- a CDS encoding ferritin-like domain-containing protein, whose translation is MTVNDRVSTDNQLARLLQIGIVLEEVVEVRAARHYETLSADERDADVEELLDEAREESADHRRRLEALIDQLDAEAVPLEEIQRLVEARYAQTGPEGFDGILYDQLHGEETAYKFYDDLIEAIEASDTDYALDREELLATLKAIREEEADGVEEVTKFMERRA
- the sufD gene encoding Fe-S cluster assembly protein SufD is translated as MTATQVHETISEETVREISDELGEPDWLLETRLDALDALGELEMPDVIRTPGRDWTNLDALDYESFVDPLNAAEEKDQVGPDEAEVLPLAAAIDEREDLLKEHFGSVIDPQENYLTALSTALFSTGTLVYVPENVDAEDVTIRTTQHSQSLFNYTLVVTEQSSSVTILERQDTGEDIEGDRYYSGIVEVAAGENSHIQYGSLQDLDEETYNYTLKRGEAADYATVNWVEGNIGSRLTKSSVETNLDGEGSETKTVGAFFGHDDQHFDIAARVWHNTAHTTADLVTRGVLDDDARSVYEGVQDVGRDAWDTNSYQRENTLMLSDESEADASPKLIINNHDTEASHSATVGQIDEEDMFYMTSRSLDDESARNMLVEGFFVPVFEEVEVEELREDLELRVQERLRE
- a CDS encoding metal-dependent transcriptional regulator, which gives rise to MNTADQYLKAIYLVQRMENGPASTGALADRLDVSPASVNEMIGKLQDRGLADHEKYKGVSLTDEGIEQAREALQTYCIIERFLHNVLEVEEFPSEAKALESVIDETVAERLDTIIDREPQCPDCFDAEADMCAELVGEGEAD
- a CDS encoding HD domain-containing protein produces the protein MGVEIKESPVTDAEFEEMEDFVYEYLAASVENEDGGGRMRWYPWHSAEYRFNHILNVVDLAGTIAEKEGANVDVARVAALFHDIAKLDADQEVHAEEGARIARKYLETHGDFPESFIEEVCKAVENHSYQGDLTDLPKETQCLIEADLLDKVGANGTALMLLRMGYEARTHMDAAEMVDRVMERGKDAAGRVQTDTAEGIAHKRLKRVKWFREWLEGEVPEMDHEESSDRRTQRRP
- a CDS encoding alanyl-tRNA editing protein, whose amino-acid sequence is MTEQRYLPDADDVTEFEATVSEVGDDYLVLDGTYFYPEGGGQPADRGDLSWDGGSARVTSVRKNHGDVRHYVEAFEGERPAVGETVSGRIDAERREAHRRMHTAQHVVSRVVLDEYGAETAGNQVHADRSRIDFEPADFSEENVARIERLSNEAIERDLEVTKAERPREEVEEQTEEGRALLNLIPDQVDPLRVVEIEEFDYCPCGGTHVDSLGEVGRVEITNRESKGEATERIEFVLSA
- a CDS encoding DUF2065 domain-containing protein, which codes for MHPVKLGLGLVLVAWGFADYLFPLTVLRVQSDLLNVPPEPSEEFADHKRRVGLVCLLAGVITLAATVG
- a CDS encoding metal-dependent transcriptional regulator, yielding MLSDVMEDYLKAIYALQQDEEGPVATSAIAEYLDVTPPTVTSMVEKLEDRGLVEREKYKGVELSAEGETVALEVLRHHRLLESYLTEHLDYSWSEVHEEADTLEHHISEEFEERVAEVLGDPQVDPHGDPIPSADLTPPEEDDTAALSEYAPGDRLVVARVSDRDEEELRYLADAGIAPGTELEVVDVAPFGMVTVRIADAPEDCPDASEDRSDESAREQSLPESVAASIRVHRIDAEGPTPESGVGGV
- a CDS encoding LysE family translocator; protein product: MFDVVVSALAGVALGLSLAAPPGPMNAIIAEESVLRGWGSGFRAGLGAMSADACFFVLALLGVVTVVRDVPVVQRALFGFGGLLMLYFAYGTATDANEAFGGDAGNGADDSTASGEGIETATDGPPEGEDSKGFRKAFVLALTNPYQILWWLTAGVGLLDPGTFALDWLGGLTVSTGSPVIVVGFFAGIALWISGFPAALVTVGRRVDAFAPVVAYLSAVVLALAGLSFLSKATGFLA